In Vespula pensylvanica isolate Volc-1 chromosome 16, ASM1446617v1, whole genome shotgun sequence, the following proteins share a genomic window:
- the LOC122634877 gene encoding serine/threonine-protein kinase mig-15 isoform X4, which produces MAHNLAPSVNCSLDDIDLNALKEPAGIFELIEVVGNGTYGQVYKGRHTKTGQLAAIKVMDVTEDEEEEIKLEINVLKRYSNHRNIATYYGAFVKKSSPGKDDQLWLVMEYCGAGSVTDLVKSTKGQSLKEEWIAYISREILRGLSYLHSNKVIHRDIKGQNVLLTDNAEVKLVDFGVSAQLDRTIGRRNTFIGTPYWMAPEVIACDENPDATYDNRSDLWSLGITALEMAESQPPLCDLHPMRALFLIPRNPPPRLKSKKWAKKFHGFIETVLVKDYHQRPYTEQLLKHPFIRDQPTERQVRIQLKDHIDRCKKRKQEKERDDYRYSGSENEEDEPALAGEPSSIVQAPGGDTLRRNFQQIQEGRTLTQDVSPQAPAGKEKPNQGRSQREVPEPGPPARPAIPHRLIVVPDPQPPSRPLPPTPRDDPRQSHKVSTPPSNHQAPSAGGGGSGGSGGQAAPQRNSHVFKPMLPPRRPEDLDMLAAQLNELGVSQGPEAPPRPNRQHKGPPATSTSNSVQPASANDQNNKQMQQSSSILDQALSIESDSDDDLEDAGSNNLRNDGTLLASDPPKPLPSSDSSSSSSHNAQNSHHEGKPKGGAPNRPLPPTPDEEESGDRTLVMKRKLSQTSDDRATASDNRRSEIDEQLLLKEWDFTRFFQGFNERLDKMKQEHQQEAAVGTSKSGSEDRSSSSGERTLKRQEQLARRKYEQQQQQQQQHQQQQHHQHHLHQQHQQQQHQKQQQQQQQQQQQQQQQQLKAVHRRQESDSKLGNTSSAFARAFRRENSDFFPSTRHSAYLQKSDSSRSSIFASGNRRGSEISVAGIVGKKGNALSTGEPVLTDFSFGRDGPQRPRREKTESEIVFGNRHEARRLDFGRNKDDTTRRRSCRPSDAALAAPDDAGTIKSTASTTASEYSPVVTQNREGGDRPRGGGGGGGEFQRSDSSPGSRPSSVLPDLLTSSPGQRQDKSTSEEYRQAVKSPPPFALQQKQRSFLTFGFGAGPARRESHVNVNVTPTSHDLASDTPEIRKYKKRFNSEILCAALWGVNLLIGTENGLMLLDRSGQGKVYQLISRRRFQQMEVLEGQNILVTISGKKNRVRVYYLSWLKSKILRTDGHSDQVERRNGWINVGDLQGAVHFKIVKYERIKFLVIALKDSIEIYAWAPKPYHKFMAFKSFGELAHRPLLVDLTVEEGTRLKVIYGSADGFHAVDLDSATVYDIYLPKHTQGPICPHCIVALPNSNGMQLLLCYDNEGVYVNTYGRVSKTMVLQWGEMPTSVAYIGTGQIMGWGNKAIEIRSVESGHLDGVFMHKKAQRLKFLCERNDKVFFSSAKGGSSCQIYFMTLNKPGMANW; this is translated from the exons GAGCCTGCTGGGATATTCGAGTTGATCGAAGTCGTCGGCAATGGAACGTACGGGCAAGTTTACAAA GGTCGACACACCAAAACGGGTCAGCTGGCGGCCATCAAGGTCATGGACGTCACAGAG gatgaagaggaagaaatcaAGTTGGAAATAAACGTACTGAAGAGG TATTCGAATCATAGAAACATAGCTACGTACTACGGTGCCTTCGTGAAGAAGTCATCACCAGGGAAGGACGATCAGCTATGGCTGGTTATGGAATACTGCGGAGCTGGCTCCGTCACGGACCTCGTCAAATCGACGAAAGGTCAGAGCCTTAAGGAAGAGTGGATTGCTTATATTTcgagagaaatattaagaGGTCTCAGTTATCTTCACAGTAATAAAGTTATTCACAGGGATATAAAAGGACAGAACGTGCTTCTGACCGACAATGCCGAGGTCAAGCTTG TTGACTTTGGCGTTAGCGCGCAGTTGGACAGAACGATAGGCAGAAGGAATACGTTCATAGGTACACCTTATTGGATGGCTCCAGAAGTCATAGCTTGCGACGAGAATCCCGACGCTACTTACGACAATAGAAGTGATCTTTGGTCTCTCGGAATTACCGCTTTGGAAATGGCTGAATCACAACCTCCGCTTTGCGACCTCCATCCGATGAGA GCCTTGTTCTTGATACCGCGTAATCCACCGCCGAGACTGAAGTCGAAAAAATGGGCGAAGAAGTTTCATGGTTTTATCGAAACTGTGTTGGTGAAGGACTATCATCAGAGGCCTTACACCGAACAGTTGCTCAAGCATCCATTTATTCGGGACCAACCAACGGAGAGACAAGTCAGAATACAACTCAAAGATCATATCGATCGCTGTAAGAAACGCAAACAAGAGAAAG AAAGAGACGATTATCGATACAGCGGTagtgaaaacgaagaagacgagcCAGCATTGGCTGGCGAACCATCCTCGATAGTTCAAGCTCCTGGTGGCGATACATTGAGACGTAATTTCCAGCAAATTCAAGAAGGTCGGACGTTGACTCAAGACGTATCTCCTCAAGCTCCAGCCGGTAAGGAAAAACCAAATCAAGGTAGATCTCAGCGGGAAGTACCAGAACCAGGCCCGCCTGCGAGACCAGCCATTCCACACAGACTCATCG TCGTGCCAGATCCGCAGCCGCCTTCTCGACCTCTACCACCGACACCTAGGGACGATCCACGACAATCTCACAAGGTCTCGACACCACCCTCCAATCATCAAGCGCCTTCCGCTGGCGGTGGAGGTAGCGGGGGTTCCGGTGGTCAAGCTGCGCCTCAAAGAAACAGTCACGTGTTTAAACCTATG CTGCCGCCGAGGAGGCCAGAG GACTTGGACATGCTGGCCGCTCAACTCAACGAGCTTGGTGTGTCACAGGGCCCCGAGGCCCCGCCTAGGCCCAACAGGCAACATAAAGGCCCTCCAGCAACGTCAACCTCGAATTCGGTCCAGCCAGCGAGCGCTAACGATCAGAACAACAAACAGATGCAGCAATCCTCCAGTATTCTCGATCAA GCACTGTCGATCGAGAGTGACAGCGACGACGATCTCGAAGATGCTGGTAGTAACAATTTGAGGAACGACGGTACACTTCTCGCTAGCGATCCGCCTAAGCCTCT GCCATCGTCggattcgtcgtcgtcgtcctcgcaCAACGCTCAGAATTCGCATCACGAAGGTAAGCCAAAAG GTGGAGCACCCAATCGACCATTGCCACCGACGCCAGATGAGGAAGAATCCGGAGATCGTACACTAGTCATGAAACGA AAACTTAGTCAGACATCAGACGATCGTGCAACGGCTAGCGACAACCGCCGCTCAGAGATAGACGAGCAGCTCCTTCTGAAGGAGTGGGACTTCACCCGCTTCTTTCAGGGTTTTAACGAAAGGTTGGATAAAATGAAACAGGAGCACCAGCAAGAAGCGGCGGTCGGTACGAGCAAGTCTGGCAGCGAGGatcgttcctcttcttccgGCGAAAGAACCCTTAAGAGGCAGGAGCAGTTAGCGCGTAGAAAATAcgagcaacaacaacaacagcagcagcaacatcagcagcagcagcatcacCAGCACCATCTTCATCAACAAcatcagcagcagcaacatcaaaagcaacagcaacaacaacaacaacaacaacaacagcagcagcagcagcagcttaAGGCGGTTCACAGACGACAAGAGAGCGACTCGAAGCTCGGTAATACCTCGAGCGCGTTCGCCCGTGCATTTCGCCGCGAAAATTCGGATTTCTTTCCGTCAACGAGGCACTCCGCTTATCTCCAAAAGTCGGATTCCTCGAGGTCGAGCATATTCGCGAGTGGTAATCGACGCGGCAGCGAGATAAGCGTCGCAGGTATAGTCGGTAAGAAGGGTAACGCCCTTAGTACCGGCGAGCCCGTCCTTACGGACTTCTCGTTTGGACGCGACGGGCCCCAGAGGCcaaggagagaaaagacagagagcgAGATCGTCTTCGGTAACAGGCACGAGGCGAGGAGACTCGACTTCGGACGCAATAAAGACGATACCACAAGGAGACGCAGTTGTAGACCTTCCGATGCGGCCCTGGCCGCGCCAGATGACGCGGGAACGATTAAATCCACGGCCAGTACAACGGCTAGCGAGTACAGCCCTGTTGTCACCCAG AATCGAGAAGGTGGTGACCGAccaagaggaggaggaggtggtggcgGTGAATTTCAAAGATCAGACTCGTCACCTGGTTCAAGGCCAAGCTCGGTTTTACCGGACCTTTTGACTTCGTCGCCGGGTCAACGTCAGGACAAGTCGACAAGCGAGGAG TATCGACAAGCGGTTAAATCACCACCCCCGTTTGCACTTCAACAGAAACAGAGATCATTCCTGACATTTGGATTCGGTGCTGGACCAGCGAGGAGAGAATCCCACGTAAACGTCAACGTGACACCTACGAGTCACGATTTGGCCTCCGATACACCCGAAAtacgaaaatacaaaaagcGTTTCAATAGCGAGATTTTATGTGCAGCGTTATGGG GCGTGAACCTGCTGATCGGCACGGAGAACGGATTGATGCTGCTCGATAGGAGCGGACAAGGGAAGGTTTATCAGCTGATCAGTAGGAGACGTTTTCAACAAATGGAAGTGCTCGAGGGGCAGAATATTTTGGTTACCATAAGCGGTAAGAAGAATCGCGTGAGGGTCTATTATCTCTCCTGGCTGAAGAGTAAGATTTTACGTACCGACGGCCATAGCGAT CAAGTCGAGCGGCGCAATGGCTGGATAAACGTCGGCGATCTTCAAGGAGCGGTGCATTTCAAGATAGTcaaatacgaaagaataaagtTCCTTGTCATCGCGTTGAAGGACTCGATAGAGATCTATGCTTGGGCGCCGAAGCCCTATCATAAATTCATGGCTTTCAAATCGTTCGGAGAACTGGCCCACAGGCCGCTCCTCGTCGACCTAACCGTCGAGGAAGGAACGAGATTGAAAGTTATTTATGGAAGCGCCGATGGATTTCACGCCGTCGATTTGGATTCGGCGACGGTTTACGATATCTATCTACCGAAGCAC ACTCAGGGACCGATTTGCCCGCACTGCATCGTCGCCTTGCCGAACAGCAACGGCATGCAACTTTTATTGTGCTACGACAACGAGGGCGTTTACGTGAATACCTACGGTAGAGTATCCAAGACGATGGTCCTTCAATGGGGCGAAATGCCTACGAGCGTCGCTTACATCGGCACGGGCCAAATCATGGGATGGGGCAACAAGGCGATCGAGATCAGAAGCGTCGAAAGCGGCCATCTCGACGGCGTTTTTATGCACAAGAAAGCTCAGCGGCTCAAGTTCCTTTGTGAACGTAACGATAAG GTCTTCTTCTCGTCGGCGAAGGGTGGAAGTTCGTGCCAGATTTACTTCATGACGTTAAACAAACCCGGCATGGCTAACTGGTGA
- the LOC122634877 gene encoding serine/threonine-protein kinase mig-15 isoform X5 gives MAHNLAPSVNCSLDDIDLNALKEPAGIFELIEVVGNGTYGQVYKGRHTKTGQLAAIKVMDVTEDEEEEIKLEINVLKRYSNHRNIATYYGAFVKKSSPGKDDQLWLVMEYCGAGSVTDLVKSTKGQSLKEEWIAYISREILRGLSYLHSNKVIHRDIKGQNVLLTDNAEVKLVDFGVSAQLDRTIGRRNTFIGTPYWMAPEVIACDENPDATYDNRSDLWSLGITALEMAESQPPLCDLHPMRALFLIPRNPPPRLKSKKWAKKFHGFIETVLVKDYHQRPYTEQLLKHPFIRDQPTERQVRIQLKDHIDRCKKRKQEKERDDYRYSGSENEEDEPALAGEPSSIVQAPGGDTLRRNFQQIQEGRTLTQDVSPQAPAGKEKPNQGRSQREVPEPGPPARPAIPHRLIVVPDPQPPSRPLPPTPRDDPRQSHKVSTPPSNHQAPSAGGGGSGGSGGQAAPQRNSHVFKPMLPPRRPEDLDMLAAQLNELGVSQGPEAPPRPNRQHKGPPATSTSNSVQPASANDQNNKQMQQSSSILDQALSIESDSDDDLEDAGSNNLRNDGTLLASDPPKPLPSSDSSSSSSHNAQNSHHEGGAPNRPLPPTPDEEESGDRTLVMKRKLSQTSDDRATASDNRRSEIDEQLLLKEWDFTRFFQGFNERLDKMKQEHQQEAAVGTSKSGSEDRSSSSGERTLKRQEQLARRKYEQQQQQQQQHQQQQHHQHHLHQQHQQQQHQKQQQQQQQQQQQQQQQQLKAVHRRQESDSKLGNTSSAFARAFRRENSDFFPSTRHSAYLQKSDSSRSSIFASGNRRGSEISVAGIVGKKGNALSTGEPVLTDFSFGRDGPQRPRREKTESEIVFGNRHEARRLDFGRNKDDTTRRRSCRPSDAALAAPDDAGTIKSTASTTASEYSPVVTQNREGGDRPRGGGGGGGEFQRSDSSPGSRPSSVLPDLLTSSPGQRQDKSTSEEYRQAVKSPPPFALQQKQRSFLTFGFGAGPARRESHVNVNVTPTSHDLASDTPEIRKYKKRFNSEILCAALWGVNLLIGTENGLMLLDRSGQGKVYQLISRRRFQQMEVLEGQNILVTISGKKNRVRVYYLSWLKSKILRTDGHSDQVERRNGWINVGDLQGAVHFKIVKYERIKFLVIALKDSIEIYAWAPKPYHKFMAFKSFGELAHRPLLVDLTVEEGTRLKVIYGSADGFHAVDLDSATVYDIYLPKHTQGPICPHCIVALPNSNGMQLLLCYDNEGVYVNTYGRVSKTMVLQWGEMPTSVAYIGTGQIMGWGNKAIEIRSVESGHLDGVFMHKKAQRLKFLCERNDKVFFSSAKGGSSCQIYFMTLNKPGMANW, from the exons GAGCCTGCTGGGATATTCGAGTTGATCGAAGTCGTCGGCAATGGAACGTACGGGCAAGTTTACAAA GGTCGACACACCAAAACGGGTCAGCTGGCGGCCATCAAGGTCATGGACGTCACAGAG gatgaagaggaagaaatcaAGTTGGAAATAAACGTACTGAAGAGG TATTCGAATCATAGAAACATAGCTACGTACTACGGTGCCTTCGTGAAGAAGTCATCACCAGGGAAGGACGATCAGCTATGGCTGGTTATGGAATACTGCGGAGCTGGCTCCGTCACGGACCTCGTCAAATCGACGAAAGGTCAGAGCCTTAAGGAAGAGTGGATTGCTTATATTTcgagagaaatattaagaGGTCTCAGTTATCTTCACAGTAATAAAGTTATTCACAGGGATATAAAAGGACAGAACGTGCTTCTGACCGACAATGCCGAGGTCAAGCTTG TTGACTTTGGCGTTAGCGCGCAGTTGGACAGAACGATAGGCAGAAGGAATACGTTCATAGGTACACCTTATTGGATGGCTCCAGAAGTCATAGCTTGCGACGAGAATCCCGACGCTACTTACGACAATAGAAGTGATCTTTGGTCTCTCGGAATTACCGCTTTGGAAATGGCTGAATCACAACCTCCGCTTTGCGACCTCCATCCGATGAGA GCCTTGTTCTTGATACCGCGTAATCCACCGCCGAGACTGAAGTCGAAAAAATGGGCGAAGAAGTTTCATGGTTTTATCGAAACTGTGTTGGTGAAGGACTATCATCAGAGGCCTTACACCGAACAGTTGCTCAAGCATCCATTTATTCGGGACCAACCAACGGAGAGACAAGTCAGAATACAACTCAAAGATCATATCGATCGCTGTAAGAAACGCAAACAAGAGAAAG AAAGAGACGATTATCGATACAGCGGTagtgaaaacgaagaagacgagcCAGCATTGGCTGGCGAACCATCCTCGATAGTTCAAGCTCCTGGTGGCGATACATTGAGACGTAATTTCCAGCAAATTCAAGAAGGTCGGACGTTGACTCAAGACGTATCTCCTCAAGCTCCAGCCGGTAAGGAAAAACCAAATCAAGGTAGATCTCAGCGGGAAGTACCAGAACCAGGCCCGCCTGCGAGACCAGCCATTCCACACAGACTCATCG TCGTGCCAGATCCGCAGCCGCCTTCTCGACCTCTACCACCGACACCTAGGGACGATCCACGACAATCTCACAAGGTCTCGACACCACCCTCCAATCATCAAGCGCCTTCCGCTGGCGGTGGAGGTAGCGGGGGTTCCGGTGGTCAAGCTGCGCCTCAAAGAAACAGTCACGTGTTTAAACCTATG CTGCCGCCGAGGAGGCCAGAG GACTTGGACATGCTGGCCGCTCAACTCAACGAGCTTGGTGTGTCACAGGGCCCCGAGGCCCCGCCTAGGCCCAACAGGCAACATAAAGGCCCTCCAGCAACGTCAACCTCGAATTCGGTCCAGCCAGCGAGCGCTAACGATCAGAACAACAAACAGATGCAGCAATCCTCCAGTATTCTCGATCAA GCACTGTCGATCGAGAGTGACAGCGACGACGATCTCGAAGATGCTGGTAGTAACAATTTGAGGAACGACGGTACACTTCTCGCTAGCGATCCGCCTAAGCCTCT GCCATCGTCggattcgtcgtcgtcgtcctcgcaCAACGCTCAGAATTCGCATCACGAAG GTGGAGCACCCAATCGACCATTGCCACCGACGCCAGATGAGGAAGAATCCGGAGATCGTACACTAGTCATGAAACGA AAACTTAGTCAGACATCAGACGATCGTGCAACGGCTAGCGACAACCGCCGCTCAGAGATAGACGAGCAGCTCCTTCTGAAGGAGTGGGACTTCACCCGCTTCTTTCAGGGTTTTAACGAAAGGTTGGATAAAATGAAACAGGAGCACCAGCAAGAAGCGGCGGTCGGTACGAGCAAGTCTGGCAGCGAGGatcgttcctcttcttccgGCGAAAGAACCCTTAAGAGGCAGGAGCAGTTAGCGCGTAGAAAATAcgagcaacaacaacaacagcagcagcaacatcagcagcagcagcatcacCAGCACCATCTTCATCAACAAcatcagcagcagcaacatcaaaagcaacagcaacaacaacaacaacaacaacaacagcagcagcagcagcagcttaAGGCGGTTCACAGACGACAAGAGAGCGACTCGAAGCTCGGTAATACCTCGAGCGCGTTCGCCCGTGCATTTCGCCGCGAAAATTCGGATTTCTTTCCGTCAACGAGGCACTCCGCTTATCTCCAAAAGTCGGATTCCTCGAGGTCGAGCATATTCGCGAGTGGTAATCGACGCGGCAGCGAGATAAGCGTCGCAGGTATAGTCGGTAAGAAGGGTAACGCCCTTAGTACCGGCGAGCCCGTCCTTACGGACTTCTCGTTTGGACGCGACGGGCCCCAGAGGCcaaggagagaaaagacagagagcgAGATCGTCTTCGGTAACAGGCACGAGGCGAGGAGACTCGACTTCGGACGCAATAAAGACGATACCACAAGGAGACGCAGTTGTAGACCTTCCGATGCGGCCCTGGCCGCGCCAGATGACGCGGGAACGATTAAATCCACGGCCAGTACAACGGCTAGCGAGTACAGCCCTGTTGTCACCCAG AATCGAGAAGGTGGTGACCGAccaagaggaggaggaggtggtggcgGTGAATTTCAAAGATCAGACTCGTCACCTGGTTCAAGGCCAAGCTCGGTTTTACCGGACCTTTTGACTTCGTCGCCGGGTCAACGTCAGGACAAGTCGACAAGCGAGGAG TATCGACAAGCGGTTAAATCACCACCCCCGTTTGCACTTCAACAGAAACAGAGATCATTCCTGACATTTGGATTCGGTGCTGGACCAGCGAGGAGAGAATCCCACGTAAACGTCAACGTGACACCTACGAGTCACGATTTGGCCTCCGATACACCCGAAAtacgaaaatacaaaaagcGTTTCAATAGCGAGATTTTATGTGCAGCGTTATGGG GCGTGAACCTGCTGATCGGCACGGAGAACGGATTGATGCTGCTCGATAGGAGCGGACAAGGGAAGGTTTATCAGCTGATCAGTAGGAGACGTTTTCAACAAATGGAAGTGCTCGAGGGGCAGAATATTTTGGTTACCATAAGCGGTAAGAAGAATCGCGTGAGGGTCTATTATCTCTCCTGGCTGAAGAGTAAGATTTTACGTACCGACGGCCATAGCGAT CAAGTCGAGCGGCGCAATGGCTGGATAAACGTCGGCGATCTTCAAGGAGCGGTGCATTTCAAGATAGTcaaatacgaaagaataaagtTCCTTGTCATCGCGTTGAAGGACTCGATAGAGATCTATGCTTGGGCGCCGAAGCCCTATCATAAATTCATGGCTTTCAAATCGTTCGGAGAACTGGCCCACAGGCCGCTCCTCGTCGACCTAACCGTCGAGGAAGGAACGAGATTGAAAGTTATTTATGGAAGCGCCGATGGATTTCACGCCGTCGATTTGGATTCGGCGACGGTTTACGATATCTATCTACCGAAGCAC ACTCAGGGACCGATTTGCCCGCACTGCATCGTCGCCTTGCCGAACAGCAACGGCATGCAACTTTTATTGTGCTACGACAACGAGGGCGTTTACGTGAATACCTACGGTAGAGTATCCAAGACGATGGTCCTTCAATGGGGCGAAATGCCTACGAGCGTCGCTTACATCGGCACGGGCCAAATCATGGGATGGGGCAACAAGGCGATCGAGATCAGAAGCGTCGAAAGCGGCCATCTCGACGGCGTTTTTATGCACAAGAAAGCTCAGCGGCTCAAGTTCCTTTGTGAACGTAACGATAAG GTCTTCTTCTCGTCGGCGAAGGGTGGAAGTTCGTGCCAGATTTACTTCATGACGTTAAACAAACCCGGCATGGCTAACTGGTGA